The stretch of DNA AGTAGGGGGCATTAGGTAGTCCGACGTACCTGGGGAGGGGACTGGGTAGTTAACTCGGGAAAAGGGCGCCCGAAACGGGAAAATACCTGTTAACCAAAAAGGCAGCACCCCCGCAATGCGGGGGTGCTGCCTTGGTGCCTGATGCCTAGGCGTTGGCCTTGATGGCGGCGGCCAGGACCTCGAGGCCGTCCGTCAGCAGGTCGTCGGTGATGACCAGCGGCGGGAGCAGCCGGATGACGTTGCCGTAGGTGCCGCAGGTGAGGATGATGACGCCTTCCTTCAGGCAGGCGGCGGCAACGGCCTTGGTCAGGTCCGGGTTGGGCTCCTTGGAGCCTGCCTGGACCAGTTCGATGGCAAGCATGGCGCCGCGGCCGCGGATGTCACCGATCACCGCGGAGCCGGCCCCGGCCAGTTCCGCCTGCAGTGCGCTGAGCCGGCTGACGGCCAGTTCCTCGATGTGCCTAGCACGGGCGTTGAGGTCGTATTCCTCCATGGAGCCGATCGAGGCCAGCGCAGCGGCGCAGGCCACCGGGTTGCCGCCGTAGGTGCCGCCGAGGCCGCCCGGGTGGACAGCGTCCAGCAGGTCTGCCCGGCCGGTGATGGCGGACAGCGGCATGCCGCCGGCGATGCCCTTGGCCATGGTGATGATGTCAGGGACAACGCCTTCGTGGTTGACGGCGAACCATTCACCGGTGCGGCAGAAGCCGGACTGGACCTCGTCGGCGATGAAAACGATTCCCTTGTCCTTGGCCCAGGCGGCCAGTGCCGGCAGGAAGCCCTCGGCCGGCACGATGAAGCCGCCCTCACCCTGGATGGGTTCGATGATGATCGCGGCAACCTGGTCGCCGCCGATCTGCTTCTCGATGGCGGTGATGGCGCGCTTGGCGGCCTCGGCGCCCGTGATCGAAGGGTTTTCCTCGCGGAACGGGTAGCTCATGGGCATCCGGTAGACCTCGGGCGCAAAGGGGCCGAAGTTGGTCTTGTACGGCATGGCCTTGGCGGTCAGCGCCATGGTCAGGTTGGTGCGGCCGTGGTAGGCGTGGTCGAAAGCCACGACGGCGTCGCGTCCGGTGGCCAGGCGTGCCACCTTGACCGCGTTCTCCACTGCCTCGGCGCCGGAGTTGAAGAGGACCGTGCGCTTTTCGTGGT from Pseudarthrobacter chlorophenolicus A6 encodes:
- the gabT gene encoding 4-aminobutyrate--2-oxoglutarate transaminase translates to MTTTASDLTFRLEQKRNVQADFPGPKSVALTERRKSVVAAGVASSVPVYVADADGGIIHDVDGNSFIDLGSGIAVTSVGASDPAVVGAVKEAVEHFTHTCFMVTPYEGYVAVAEQLNRLTPGDHEKRTVLFNSGAEAVENAVKVARLATGRDAVVAFDHAYHGRTNLTMALTAKAMPYKTNFGPFAPEVYRMPMSYPFREENPSITGAEAAKRAITAIEKQIGGDQVAAIIIEPIQGEGGFIVPAEGFLPALAAWAKDKGIVFIADEVQSGFCRTGEWFAVNHEGVVPDIITMAKGIAGGMPLSAITGRADLLDAVHPGGLGGTYGGNPVACAAALASIGSMEEYDLNARARHIEELAVSRLSALQAELAGAGSAVIGDIRGRGAMLAIELVQAGSKEPNPDLTKAVAAACLKEGVIILTCGTYGNVIRLLPPLVITDDLLTDGLEVLAAAIKANA